In Microbacterium maritypicum, the following are encoded in one genomic region:
- the secY gene encoding preprotein translocase subunit SecY, producing MFSAIARIFRTPDLRRKIGFTLAIIAIYRLGSNVPAPFVNFPNVEECLAANAGTDGLLGLVNLFSGGALLQLSIFALGVMPYITATIITQLLRVVIPHFEALHKEGQAGQARLTQYTRYLTIALALLQSTTLVTVARSGQLFGSTDLAACQQLLTNDVWWAQLLIIMTMTAGTGLIMWFAELVTERGIGNGMSLLIFTSIAATFPGAMGLIWQTKGFEVFLLVLLVGIIVMGLVVFVEQSQRRIPVQYAKRMVGRRTYGGTNTYIPIKVNMAGVIPVIFASSLLYIPALIAQFNTPQDGSTPPEWVSWITANFTTGNSPVYMAAYFLLIIGFTYFYVAITFNPVEVADNMKKYGGFIPGIRAGRPTAEYLDYVLTRITLPGSLYLGLIALIPLIALATVGANQNFPFGGASILIIVGVGLETVKQIDAQLQQRHYEGLLR from the coding sequence CGCCGTTCGTGAACTTCCCGAACGTCGAGGAGTGCCTCGCGGCGAACGCGGGCACCGACGGCCTGCTCGGACTGGTCAACCTCTTCTCCGGTGGTGCTCTGCTGCAGCTGTCGATCTTTGCGCTCGGCGTCATGCCGTACATCACGGCGACGATCATCACCCAGCTCCTTCGCGTGGTGATCCCGCACTTCGAGGCGCTGCACAAGGAAGGACAGGCCGGTCAGGCCCGTCTGACCCAGTACACCCGGTACCTCACCATCGCGCTCGCGCTCCTCCAGTCGACGACGCTCGTGACGGTGGCGCGCAGCGGCCAGCTGTTCGGATCCACCGATCTCGCCGCCTGCCAGCAGTTGCTGACCAATGACGTGTGGTGGGCGCAGCTGCTCATCATCATGACCATGACGGCCGGTACCGGTCTCATCATGTGGTTCGCCGAGCTGGTCACCGAGCGCGGCATCGGCAACGGCATGTCGCTGCTCATCTTCACCTCCATCGCCGCGACGTTCCCCGGTGCCATGGGCCTCATCTGGCAGACCAAGGGCTTCGAGGTCTTCCTCCTCGTGCTGCTGGTAGGAATCATCGTCATGGGGCTCGTCGTCTTCGTCGAGCAATCCCAGCGACGGATCCCCGTGCAGTACGCCAAGCGCATGGTCGGTCGCCGCACGTACGGCGGCACCAACACGTACATCCCGATCAAGGTGAACATGGCGGGTGTGATCCCCGTGATCTTCGCGTCGTCGCTGCTGTACATCCCGGCTCTCATCGCGCAGTTCAACACTCCGCAGGACGGATCCACGCCGCCCGAGTGGGTCAGCTGGATCACCGCGAACTTCACCACCGGCAACAGCCCGGTGTACATGGCCGCCTACTTCCTGCTGATCATCGGCTTCACCTACTTCTACGTGGCGATCACGTTCAACCCGGTCGAGGTCGCGGACAACATGAAGAAGTACGGCGGGTTCATCCCCGGCATCCGTGCGGGTCGCCCGACCGCCGAGTACCTCGACTACGTGCTCACCCGCATCACGCTCCCGGGCTCGCTGTACCTCGGTCTGATCGCGCTCATCCCGCTGATCGCACTGGCCACGGTCGGCGCGAACCAGAACTTCCCGTTCGGCGGCGCCTCGATCCTCATCATCGTGGGTGTGGGTCTCGAGACGGTCAAGCAGATCGACGCTCAGCTGCAGCAGCGACACTATGAAGGGCTCCTCCGATGA
- a CDS encoding adenylate kinase — translation MTASARLLIVGPQGSGKGTQGVRIAESYGIPVVSTGDIFRANIKEGTPLGQQVTAILDKGDLVPDELTSEIVRDRLSQDDAAHGFLLDGYPRNTAQVAHLESFLAGRGESLDAVILLDVPREESLERLTLRATEQGRSDDTPEAIGHRLDIYERETAPIIEVYGAKGIVDRIDGTGALDDVTERITAALAARGLRLAASAS, via the coding sequence ATGACAGCATCCGCACGTCTTCTCATCGTCGGCCCGCAGGGCTCCGGCAAGGGCACGCAGGGCGTGCGCATCGCCGAGTCCTACGGCATCCCGGTCGTCTCGACCGGTGACATCTTCCGCGCGAACATCAAGGAGGGGACGCCGCTGGGCCAGCAGGTCACGGCGATCCTCGACAAGGGTGACCTCGTTCCGGACGAGCTGACGAGCGAGATCGTGCGCGACCGGCTGTCGCAGGACGATGCAGCCCACGGGTTCCTGCTCGACGGGTACCCGCGCAACACTGCGCAGGTCGCCCACCTGGAGTCGTTCCTCGCGGGGCGGGGGGAGTCGCTCGACGCGGTCATCCTCCTCGACGTGCCACGTGAGGAGAGCCTGGAGCGTCTGACGCTCCGCGCCACCGAGCAGGGCCGTTCGGATGACACCCCGGAGGCCATCGGCCACCGTCTCGACATCTACGAGCGGGAGACCGCTCCGATCATCGAGGTGTACGGTGCCAAGGGCATCGTCGACCGCATCGACGGTACCGGCGCTCTCGACGACGTCACCGAGCGGATCACGGCGGCTCTGGCCGCCCGCGGCCTGCGCCTCGCGGCCTCCGCCTCCTGA
- the map gene encoding type I methionyl aminopeptidase, translating into MFRRSIYKTPAQLRAMVEPGLITAAALDAVRPLIKAGVTTLELDAMANRTILARGAESNFQLVRGYHHTTCISVNEQVVHGIPGERVLQPGDIVSVDCGAQFKGWNGDSAITVVVPDPERPELVAQREELSRVTEGSMWAGIAAMASVSSIDEIGAAIQDYIEAQGPSAVSGDPYGILREYVGHGIGRKMHEAPSVFNYRTPDRGEDVKPGLVLAIEPMVTAGGDSTFIEDDDWTVTTVDGTDGSHWEHSVALHDGGIWVLTAPDGGRAGLAPFGVEPREIGK; encoded by the coding sequence ATGTTCCGCCGGTCGATCTACAAGACCCCGGCTCAGCTGCGAGCGATGGTCGAGCCGGGGCTCATCACGGCCGCAGCGCTGGATGCCGTCCGCCCGTTGATCAAGGCCGGCGTGACGACCCTCGAGCTGGACGCGATGGCCAACCGCACGATCCTGGCCCGCGGCGCGGAGTCGAACTTCCAGCTGGTGCGCGGCTACCACCACACGACGTGCATCTCGGTGAACGAGCAGGTCGTGCACGGGATCCCGGGTGAGCGCGTGCTGCAGCCCGGCGACATCGTCTCGGTCGACTGCGGCGCGCAGTTCAAGGGCTGGAACGGCGACAGTGCGATCACGGTCGTGGTTCCCGACCCGGAGCGGCCGGAACTGGTCGCGCAGCGCGAAGAGCTCTCCCGCGTGACCGAGGGATCCATGTGGGCGGGGATCGCCGCGATGGCATCCGTCTCCTCGATCGATGAGATCGGCGCGGCCATCCAGGACTACATCGAGGCTCAGGGCCCATCGGCGGTGTCGGGGGACCCGTACGGCATCCTCCGTGAGTATGTCGGGCACGGCATCGGCCGCAAGATGCACGAAGCCCCCAGTGTCTTCAACTACCGCACGCCCGACCGTGGCGAAGACGTCAAACCCGGTCTCGTGCTCGCGATCGAGCCGATGGTCACCGCGGGTGGGGATTCGACGTTCATCGAGGACGATGACTGGACCGTCACGACGGTCGACGGAACGGACGGCTCCCATTGGGAACATAGCGTCGCCCTGCATGATGGGGGTATCTGGGTGCTGACTGCGCCCGATGGCGGAAGAGCCGGACTCGCTCCATTCGGAGTCGAGCCTCGAGAGATCGGAAAGTAA